One Nesterenkonia populi DNA window includes the following coding sequences:
- a CDS encoding ArsR/SmtB family transcription factor, translating into MSESAAECCAVPPDSGSLNDEAAVEAAAKFKALADPNRLVLLSLVAAGENAEACVCDLTEPVGLGQPTVSHHLKVLVDAGYLHREKRGTWSYYSVVPGSLEGLRETLDHLMPGEDDQDSAEHHAEETVS; encoded by the coding sequence ATGTCGGAGTCAGCCGCTGAGTGCTGCGCTGTTCCCCCCGATTCGGGCAGTCTCAACGACGAGGCAGCGGTGGAGGCCGCCGCGAAGTTCAAAGCGCTGGCCGACCCCAACAGGCTGGTGCTGCTCTCGCTTGTGGCAGCCGGAGAGAACGCTGAGGCATGTGTCTGCGACCTCACTGAACCTGTCGGCCTGGGCCAGCCCACGGTTTCGCACCATTTGAAGGTCCTGGTAGACGCCGGATATCTCCATCGCGAGAAGCGGGGAACATGGTCCTACTACTCCGTGGTGCCCGGGTCGCTGGAAGGCCTGAGGGAGACTTTGGACCATCTGATGCCTGGTGAGGACGACCAGGACAGCGCCGAACATCATGCAGAGGAGACTGTCAGCTGA
- a CDS encoding low molecular weight phosphatase family protein: MNETTRGVLFVCVKNGGKSQMASGLLEKILAERGQLHAVRISSAGTRAGSSVNALSAEVLAEVGVDIAARAPRQLTPEAMREAGHVVILGAEAEVPQTEGVTIERWETDEPSLRGIEGRRRMELIRDDIRSRAQELADRLSAPRAA; the protein is encoded by the coding sequence ATGAATGAGACCACCCGCGGCGTACTGTTCGTGTGCGTGAAGAACGGCGGCAAGTCCCAGATGGCCTCGGGCCTGCTCGAGAAGATCCTCGCAGAGCGCGGGCAGCTCCACGCGGTGCGAATCTCCTCTGCCGGCACCCGGGCCGGCAGTTCGGTCAACGCGCTCTCCGCCGAGGTGCTGGCTGAGGTCGGCGTCGACATTGCGGCACGGGCACCCCGTCAGCTGACCCCCGAGGCGATGCGGGAAGCAGGCCATGTGGTGATTCTCGGCGCAGAGGCAGAGGTCCCCCAGACTGAGGGCGTCACCATTGAGCGATGGGAGACCGACGAGCCCTCCCTGCGCGGCATCGAAGGCCGCCGCCGCATGGAGCTCATCAGGGATGACATTCGCTCCCGCGCCCAGGAGCTGGCCGACCGGCTCAGCGCGCCGCGGGCGGCTTAG
- the arsB gene encoding ACR3 family arsenite efflux transporter: MQGAAPDAAPVVARLSLLDKFLPAWILGAMALGLIIAAAAPGIGEAVHAAEVAGVSVPIAIGLLVMMYPVLAKVRYSEAHLVLQDRKLLVTSLVINWLLAPAFMFALAWIFLPDLPEYRTGLIIVGLARCIAMVLIWNDLACGSREAAAVLVGVNSIFQVFMFGVLGWFYLQLLPAWLGLETTSAQFSIWTITLSVLVFLGIPLAAGFLTRFVGERAKGRTWYEERLLPKLGPWALYGLLFTIVVLFALQGDQVLSQPLDVARIAVPLLIYFTVTFIASMALGWMLRMGYERSTTLAFTAAGNNFELAIAVSIATFGATSGQALAGVVGPLIEVPVLVGLVYFALWARKFFRTTDARGDRIIAHTTPTTL, encoded by the coding sequence ATGCAAGGCGCAGCGCCCGATGCCGCACCCGTCGTGGCTCGACTCTCCCTCCTCGACAAGTTCCTGCCGGCCTGGATTCTCGGGGCCATGGCTTTGGGGCTGATCATCGCCGCCGCTGCTCCCGGCATCGGTGAAGCAGTGCATGCCGCAGAAGTGGCGGGAGTCTCTGTTCCGATCGCGATCGGCCTGCTGGTCATGATGTACCCGGTGCTGGCCAAGGTCCGCTACTCCGAGGCGCACCTGGTGCTGCAGGACAGAAAACTCCTGGTCACCTCGTTGGTGATCAACTGGCTGCTGGCTCCCGCGTTCATGTTCGCCCTGGCATGGATCTTCCTCCCCGACCTGCCGGAGTACCGAACAGGCCTGATCATCGTGGGCCTGGCCCGCTGCATCGCCATGGTGTTGATCTGGAACGACCTGGCCTGCGGCAGCCGAGAGGCCGCGGCCGTGCTGGTGGGCGTCAACTCCATCTTCCAAGTCTTCATGTTCGGCGTTCTGGGCTGGTTCTATCTTCAGCTGCTTCCCGCATGGCTCGGCTTGGAGACCACCTCGGCCCAGTTCAGCATCTGGACAATCACCCTTTCCGTCCTGGTCTTCCTAGGCATACCGCTGGCCGCAGGCTTCCTGACTCGATTCGTCGGCGAGCGCGCCAAGGGCCGCACCTGGTACGAAGAGCGCCTCCTGCCGAAGCTGGGCCCGTGGGCCCTCTACGGCCTGCTGTTCACCATCGTCGTGCTCTTCGCCCTTCAGGGCGACCAGGTCCTCAGCCAGCCCCTGGACGTGGCTCGCATCGCTGTCCCGCTGCTGATCTACTTCACGGTCACGTTCATCGCCTCCATGGCCCTCGGCTGGATGCTCAGGATGGGGTATGAGCGCTCCACCACACTGGCCTTCACCGCCGCGGGCAACAACTTCGAACTCGCCATTGCGGTGTCCATCGCCACGTTCGGCGCCACCTCGGGACAGGCGCTCGCCGGCGTCGTCGGCCCGCTGATCGAAGTCCCTGTCCTGGTGGGCCTGGTCTACTTCGCCCTCTGGGCCCGAAAGTTCTTCCGCACGACAGATGCTCGCGGCGACCGAATCATCGCCCACACGACGCCCACAACGCTCTGA